The proteins below come from a single Anaerobaca lacustris genomic window:
- a CDS encoding CDP-alcohol phosphatidyltransferase family protein, which yields MKMTDRLRSLCRLRSAERFRLSWATRITLVRILLIVPFIMFLLNMNDPTVSPRARTGLRYAAIAVFVVMAVSDALDGYLARRHRQITRLGTFLDPVADKLLMTSACLLLASQRGHVEGFTLPTTVVVAIVGKDILIVVGFAILYLVTSQIRVVPVLLGKAATALQLVMVACVLTAPEFSRVIPQYRAALSVLWWSAAAVAILATLVYIRNGSRYIERFERSGAENEATGSTDADKRQHH from the coding sequence ATGAAGATGACAGATCGGCTTCGCTCCTTGTGTCGGTTGCGGTCGGCCGAGCGATTTCGGCTCAGTTGGGCCACGCGGATCACACTGGTCCGCATTCTGCTGATCGTGCCGTTCATCATGTTCCTGCTGAATATGAACGACCCAACAGTCAGTCCGCGTGCCCGCACCGGCCTGCGCTATGCGGCCATTGCCGTTTTCGTCGTCATGGCCGTCAGCGACGCCCTCGACGGCTATCTGGCCCGCCGACACAGGCAGATCACGAGGCTGGGCACGTTTCTCGACCCTGTGGCGGACAAGCTGCTGATGACGTCGGCCTGCCTGCTGCTGGCCTCGCAGCGGGGGCACGTCGAGGGATTCACATTGCCGACGACCGTCGTGGTCGCGATCGTCGGCAAGGACATCCTGATCGTGGTCGGCTTTGCGATCCTGTATCTGGTCACCTCGCAGATTCGCGTCGTGCCCGTCCTGCTCGGCAAGGCGGCCACCGCCCTGCAACTGGTGATGGTCGCCTGCGTGCTGACGGCGCCGGAATTCTCAAGGGTGATTCCGCAGTACCGGGCGGCGTTGAGCGTGCTGTGGTGGTCGGCGGCGGCTGTCGCCATTTTGGCGACCTTGGTTTACATCCGCAATGGAAGCCGCTATATTGAACGTTTTGAGCGATCCGGCGCAGAGAACGAGGCGACCGGTTCGACCGATGCAGACAAGAGGCAACACCATTAG
- a CDS encoding bifunctional 3,4-dihydroxy-2-butanone-4-phosphate synthase/GTP cyclohydrolase II, protein MTFSDVPEVLEDLRQGKMVVLVDAEDRENEGDLICAAEKVTPEIINFMAKYGRGLICLSLTGEKCDQLALYPQALENTARFSTAFTVSVDAADGITTGISAPDRAHTVQVAIADGARARDLARPGHIFPLRARAGGVLVRAGQTEGAVDLAHLAGLKPAAVICEVMNEDGSMARVPDLLAFCRQHNMKILSIAKLIEHRLQRESQIKRFVSVDLPTDYGQFTLIGYESMTSPEPHLALCKGGVGDRDEAGNVIEHPEPVLIRVHSECMTGDLFHSQRCECGYQLITAMEMIEKEGKGALIYLRQEGRGIGLSNKLRAYELQEQGLDTVDANLKLGFGADRRDYGIGAQICRDLGLRNVKILTNNPKKVSRLEVYGIQITEQVPLRAVPGEHNINYLRTKKHRLGHMLDEDL, encoded by the coding sequence GTGACGTTCAGCGACGTGCCGGAGGTGCTTGAGGACCTTCGGCAGGGCAAGATGGTCGTCCTCGTGGACGCGGAAGACCGCGAAAACGAGGGGGACCTGATCTGCGCCGCTGAGAAGGTCACGCCCGAGATCATCAACTTCATGGCGAAATACGGTCGGGGCCTGATCTGTCTGTCGCTGACGGGCGAGAAGTGCGACCAATTGGCCCTGTACCCGCAAGCGCTGGAGAACACGGCCCGTTTCAGCACGGCCTTCACCGTCAGCGTCGACGCCGCCGACGGCATTACGACGGGCATCAGCGCCCCCGATCGGGCGCATACGGTTCAGGTGGCCATCGCCGACGGCGCCAGGGCGCGCGATCTGGCCCGGCCGGGCCACATCTTTCCGCTGCGCGCCAGGGCCGGAGGGGTCCTCGTGCGCGCCGGGCAGACCGAAGGGGCGGTCGATCTGGCGCATCTGGCCGGGCTCAAGCCGGCCGCCGTGATCTGCGAGGTCATGAACGAAGACGGGTCGATGGCCCGCGTGCCCGACCTTCTGGCGTTCTGCAGGCAGCATAATATGAAGATCCTCTCGATCGCCAAGCTGATCGAACACCGACTGCAACGCGAGAGTCAGATCAAGCGATTCGTGTCGGTCGATTTGCCGACCGATTACGGCCAGTTCACGCTGATCGGTTACGAGAGCATGACCAGTCCGGAGCCTCATCTGGCCCTGTGCAAGGGCGGCGTCGGCGATCGCGACGAGGCCGGCAACGTCATCGAGCATCCCGAGCCGGTTCTCATTCGGGTGCACTCGGAGTGCATGACGGGCGATCTGTTCCACTCGCAGCGATGCGAATGCGGCTACCAGCTCATCACGGCTATGGAGATGATCGAAAAGGAGGGCAAGGGGGCGCTAATCTACCTGCGTCAGGAGGGCCGGGGGATCGGCCTGTCCAACAAGCTCCGCGCTTACGAGCTTCAGGAGCAGGGGCTCGACACCGTCGATGCGAACCTGAAGCTGGGCTTCGGCGCCGACCGCCGCGACTACGGCATCGGCGCGCAGATCTGCCGGGACCTGGGACTGCGCAACGTGAAGATTCTGACCAACAACCCCAAGAAGGTGAGCCGCTTGGAGGTCTACGGTATTCAGATCACCGAGCAGGTCCCTTTGCGGGCCGTCCCGGGTGAGCACAATATCAACTACCTGCGGACCAAGAAACACCGCCTCGGACACATGCTGGATGAGGACCTGTAG